The DNA sequence TTCAAAAACATGGAGCAGGTGAAAGAAGCTTGTATTAAAGTGAACTCTATTGAGAATATTGCTGACGATTTGCTTTCCAATTCAATGGTAGAATTATTTGAAACCAATGATGCAATCAACATTATTAAAGTTTCATCTGTATTAAATTACCTTGAAATTGTAACGGATAAAGCAGAAGATGTTGCCAATACAATTGAGAACATCATGATTAAATACGCCTAATACATAGCAAAAAATGGAATTTCCGATTTTACTTGTAGTTATTATTGCGTTGGCCCTGATCTTCGATTATATCAATGGTTTTCATGATGCAGCCAACTCAATTGCGACTATTGTTTCTACAAAAGTTTTAACTCCATTCCAGGCTGTACTTTGGGCAGCGCTTTGGAACTTTGCAGCGTTCTTTTTAGCTGCTTATGTTATTGGAGAATTTAAAATTGGTAATACAATTGCCAAAACAGTTAATGAGAATTTTATCAATCTAGAAGTTATATTTTCAGGTTTGGTTGCGGCCATTGCCTGGAATCTTTTGACATGGTGGTTTGGAATTCCTTCTTCGTCTTCACATACGTTGATTGGAGGGTTTTTAGGAGCGGCTTTAATGCATGCTTTTATGATGGATTATCATGATGTAGCAGCAGTACAGCCAAATCTAGGGTTTTGGGAGACTATAAAAGAAGCTTTCATACAGGTTACCCATCAAAGTGTTGTAAAGTTTGATAAAGTAATCCCTATTTTCTTGTTTATTTTCTTAGCTCCTTTTATCGGGATGTTGATTTCAATAATCATTACACTTATTATTGTCCACCTTTATAAGAGATCAAACCCTCACAAAGCAGATCAATCATTCAAAAGATTACAGCTGGCATCTTCAGCATTATTTAGTTTGACTCACGGGTTGAATGATGCTCAAAAAGTTATGGGTATTATTGGAGCTGCAATCATTTTCTATCATGTAGATATGATTCATGATCCTTTATATTTGAACATCGCTTCCGGTGAACGTTTTAATTATTTTGCTCAGCATTACTTATGGGTTCCGTTAGTATCCTTTTTAGCAATTGCTTTAGGTACTATGAGCGGAGGATGGAAGATCATCAAGACTATGGGTACAAAAATTACGAAAGTAACACCATTAGAAGGGGTAAGTGCAGAAACTGCAGGAGCTATTACATTATTTATTACAGAACACCTTTCTATTCCTGTGTCTACAACACATACGATTACAGGATCCATCATTGGGGTAGGATTAACAAAAAGAATATCAGCTGTAAGATGGGGAATAACGGTAAGCTTACTTTGGGCTTGGATTTTAACCATTCCAATCTCTGCAATTGTAGCTGGAGTTACTTATCTTCTAGTCTCTTTGTTTTCTTAAGAAAAATTAAAATATTTATATAAACTTTGTCCGTTTGGGCAAAGTTTTTTGTTTTATAAAGCCTCGAAAAATCGTATTTTTGTTCAAATTAAAAGATTTTATGGAATTTTTAGACAGATACCAGCAGATTGTTGCGGACGCCATCACTAAATATACTTTTAAAGATAAACCTTCGGAGCTTTATGAGCCGATGAACTATATTATTTCCCATGGTGGAAAGCGTCTTCGTCCTATTATGGTGCTGATGGCTTGCGAGATGTTCGGAGGAGATCTTAAGCAGGCAATTAAGCCGGCATTGGCTATCGAGTTTTTCCATAACTTCACGCTGATCCATGATGATATTATGGATGAAGCTCCTTTAAGAAGAAATAAGCCTACCATTCATACTTTACACGGTCTTAATGTGGGAATTCTTTCCGGAGACGGACTGATGCTTAAAGCCTACAAGTTTTTTGAGGATCTGGAGCCGGAAATCTTTAAGGCATGTATCAGAATATTTACCCACACCGGACTTCTGCTTTGTGAAGGACAGCAGTATGATATCAATTTTGAAACTCAGGAAGATGTTACTTTTGATGACTATATCAGAATGATTACCTATAAAACAGGAGTTTTGAGCGCTTCATCATTTGAGATCGGAGCTTTGATTGCAAAAGCTGATTTTAAAGATGCCAAAGCTATTTTTAATTTCGGAAAACATATCGGAATTGCGTTCCAGATTATGGATGATTATCTTGATGTATTTGGTGATCAGGCACAGTTTGGAAAAAAACATGCCGGAGATATTTACGAAAACAAGAAAACCGTTCTTTATTTGTTAGCAAGAGAGCACGCTACCGATGAAGAAAGAAAAGAACTGGATTACTGGTATTCTAAAAAGACTGAAAACGTTGATAAAGTATACGGAGTAGAAAAGATATTCAGAAGAACAAAAGTAGACGAAAAAGCATTACGTCTGATTGAAAAGCATAATGAAATCGGACAAAGCTATCTTCAGAAAATAGATGTTCCTGAGGAAAAGAAAAAACCTTTTATCGAACTGGCAAATTATTTGTTGAGAAGAGAAAGTTAATAGAGGTTGTAGAGGGTAGGTAGCAGGTAACAGCAATTTACCAGCTACCTATTTCCTGCTGACTAATACCTATACGATGAAATTCAGAACAGAAGTTGATATTCCTGCATCAGATAAGAAGATTGAGATTGAAGATAAAATATTTTCAATTGGCTCATGTTTTGCCACTGAAATGACAGATTTACTGCAAAATGGTCAACTTCAGACACTCAATAACCCTTTCGGGACGATATTTAATCCTTTTTCAATCAATCATGCAATCAATAGATTACATGATTCTGCATTTTATGAAGAAGAAGAACTGATTACCTATAATGAAGAATATATTTCTCTGGATCACCACACTAGTTTTGATACCCGGTATATTCATCAGACCCTAGACAAAATAAACGGAGCTATTGAAGCCGGAAATGCCTTTCTCCAGGAAGCTGACTGGATCATTATCACCTACGGCTCCTCATTTATTTACGAGTTTCTTCCCAAGAAAAAGCTTGTGGCCAACTGTCATAAAATCCCGCAAAAGTTTTTTGAAAAAAGACTGCTTTCCCATCAGGAGCTTACAAGTTCTATTTACCAGACGATTCTGGATCTTAAAGATATTTGCAAAGAAGGAGTACAGATCCTGTTTACCGTTTCACCTGTAAGACACACTAAAGACGGAATGGTAGAAAATCAGCTAAGTAAATCCAAATTAATCACCGCTATTCACGAGTCCATTTCTCTTTTTGAAGACTGTCATTACCTTCCGGTTTATGAGATTTTGATGGATGATCTGCGGGACTACCGTTTCTATAAAGAAGATATGATTCATCCCAGTACACAGGCGGTTAATTATATTTTTGAGAAATTTGGAAATGCCTATTTTTCAGGAGAGACGCAGAATTTTATCAAAGAAAATTTTAAGATTATCAAGGCGCTGGAGCATAAAACCAGTGACAAGAAAGACCCTAAGTTTATAGAATTCAGGGAGAAATTAGATCAGAGAATTGAAATTCAGCGTAAAAAGGTAAAACATAAAATATTTTAAATGCTTGACTTTACCAGAATTGACTATCTGAAAAACGGCAATGAAAGACAGAAAAGAGCGTATGATGTTCTTGCAAAATATCAGATTCTTGAAAAATTAAAGGCTTATTCACCCATTTTGGCAGGAACAGTTCCTATTGAAATTGATATCGAAGGAAGTGATCTGGATATTATTTTTGAGGTTGATTTAAGATTTGAAGAAGACTTTCTGGATGATTTAATGCTCACCAGATGTATTCCTCACGATGTAGCCGTCGAACATCCTATCATAAATGGTGAAAAATGCATTACATTGAATTTTATACTGGAAGGATTCCCCATTGAGATTTTCGGGCAAAATAAGCCCACAAAACAGCAAAATGCTTACCTCCATATGATTGCTGAATACAAAATATTGCAGGAAGAAGGAGAAGAATTTAAACAAAAAATAATAGAACTGAAAAAACAAGGAATAAAAACCGAGCCGGCTTTCGGAATATTGCTCGGGCTTGAAAACCCTTATGAAGATCTGTTAAAATACTAAGAAAAATGATTGATACACATACACATTTATACGCAGAAGAATTTGATGAAGACAGAAAAGAAGCCATTCAGAGAGCTTTAGGTAAAGGAATTACAGAATTCTATCTTCCTGCAATTGATTCCGAATCCCACGAGAAAATGCTGCAGCTGGAAACGGAATATCCGGGACAGATTTTTTCAATGATGGGATTACATCCTTGTTATGTAAAACCTGAATCCTGGGAAAAAGAACTCGAAATCGTAAAAAATTACCTCGACCAGCGACATTTTCCTGCAATTGGGGAAATCGGGATTGATCTGTATTGGGATAAAACAACACTGGACATTCAGGTGAAAGCTTTTGAACAGCAGATTGATTGGGCCATAGAAAAAGACCTTCCGATTGTAATTCATACAAGAGAAAGCTTTGATGAGACCTTTGAAGTGTTAGAAAGAAAAAAACATCCGAAACTAAGAGGAATTTTTCACTGTTTTTCTGGAAATCTGGAACAGGCACACCACGCTGTTGATCTTAATTTCATTTTAGGGATCGGTGGAGTAGTAACGTTCAAAAACGGGAAAATAGATCAGTTTCTGAGTGAAGTTCCATTGGATAAAATTGTTCTGGAAACAGACTCTCCTTACCTTGCTCCGGTACCTCACAGAGGAAAAAGAAATGAAAGCTCGTATCTTGACCTGGTTGCTGGAAGACTGGTAGATATCTACGGAAAAGATTTCTCTGAGATAGACCGTATTACCACAGAAAATGCTAAAAATATTTTTAAAATAGCATAATTAATGAATGCCCTTTTAAATTTTACAAGGAACAATCGGTTGAATGGTATATTGCTGTTTGCTGTTTATTTCATAATTAACCTTTTATTTCTGACAAAATATGGAATCAGGCAGTCTTTT is a window from the Chryseobacterium indologenes genome containing:
- a CDS encoding inorganic phosphate transporter, whose amino-acid sequence is MEFPILLVVIIALALIFDYINGFHDAANSIATIVSTKVLTPFQAVLWAALWNFAAFFLAAYVIGEFKIGNTIAKTVNENFINLEVIFSGLVAAIAWNLLTWWFGIPSSSSHTLIGGFLGAALMHAFMMDYHDVAAVQPNLGFWETIKEAFIQVTHQSVVKFDKVIPIFLFIFLAPFIGMLISIIITLIIVHLYKRSNPHKADQSFKRLQLASSALFSLTHGLNDAQKVMGIIGAAIIFYHVDMIHDPLYLNIASGERFNYFAQHYLWVPLVSFLAIALGTMSGGWKIIKTMGTKITKVTPLEGVSAETAGAITLFITEHLSIPVSTTHTITGSIIGVGLTKRISAVRWGITVSLLWAWILTIPISAIVAGVTYLLVSLFS
- a CDS encoding polyprenyl synthetase family protein, with translation MEFLDRYQQIVADAITKYTFKDKPSELYEPMNYIISHGGKRLRPIMVLMACEMFGGDLKQAIKPALAIEFFHNFTLIHDDIMDEAPLRRNKPTIHTLHGLNVGILSGDGLMLKAYKFFEDLEPEIFKACIRIFTHTGLLLCEGQQYDINFETQEDVTFDDYIRMITYKTGVLSASSFEIGALIAKADFKDAKAIFNFGKHIGIAFQIMDDYLDVFGDQAQFGKKHAGDIYENKKTVLYLLAREHATDEERKELDYWYSKKTENVDKVYGVEKIFRRTKVDEKALRLIEKHNEIGQSYLQKIDVPEEKKKPFIELANYLLRRES
- a CDS encoding GSCFA domain-containing protein: MKFRTEVDIPASDKKIEIEDKIFSIGSCFATEMTDLLQNGQLQTLNNPFGTIFNPFSINHAINRLHDSAFYEEEELITYNEEYISLDHHTSFDTRYIHQTLDKINGAIEAGNAFLQEADWIIITYGSSFIYEFLPKKKLVANCHKIPQKFFEKRLLSHQELTSSIYQTILDLKDICKEGVQILFTVSPVRHTKDGMVENQLSKSKLITAIHESISLFEDCHYLPVYEILMDDLRDYRFYKEDMIHPSTQAVNYIFEKFGNAYFSGETQNFIKENFKIIKALEHKTSDKKDPKFIEFREKLDQRIEIQRKKVKHKIF
- a CDS encoding DUF4269 domain-containing protein, yielding MLDFTRIDYLKNGNERQKRAYDVLAKYQILEKLKAYSPILAGTVPIEIDIEGSDLDIIFEVDLRFEEDFLDDLMLTRCIPHDVAVEHPIINGEKCITLNFILEGFPIEIFGQNKPTKQQNAYLHMIAEYKILQEEGEEFKQKIIELKKQGIKTEPAFGILLGLENPYEDLLKY
- a CDS encoding TatD family hydrolase, with protein sequence MIDTHTHLYAEEFDEDRKEAIQRALGKGITEFYLPAIDSESHEKMLQLETEYPGQIFSMMGLHPCYVKPESWEKELEIVKNYLDQRHFPAIGEIGIDLYWDKTTLDIQVKAFEQQIDWAIEKDLPIVIHTRESFDETFEVLERKKHPKLRGIFHCFSGNLEQAHHAVDLNFILGIGGVVTFKNGKIDQFLSEVPLDKIVLETDSPYLAPVPHRGKRNESSYLDLVAGRLVDIYGKDFSEIDRITTENAKNIFKIA